From Streptomyces sp. NBC_00370, a single genomic window includes:
- a CDS encoding ROK family transcriptional regulator, which yields METPGSQSSLHRANLERVVRAVRMAGSLTQAEIARSTGLSAATVSNIVRELKDSGTVEVTPTSAGGRRARSVALSADAGIVIGVDFGHTHLRVAVGNLAHQVLAEESEPLDVDASSAQGFGRAEELVERLIVTTGVSRQKVIGVGLGVPGPIDVESGTLGSTSILPGWTGINPSDELAGRLGVPVYVDNDANLGALGELVWGSGRGVKDLAYIKVASGVGAGLVIDSQIYRGPGGTAGEIGHITLDESGPVCRCGNRGCLETFTAARYVLPLLQSSHGVDLTMERVVQLAREGDPGCRRVVADVGRHIGSGVANLCNLLNPSRVVLGGDLAEAGELVLAPIRESVSRYAIPSAARQLSVLPGALGGRAEVLGALALVLSEMGDSTLLESALPANTPAFT from the coding sequence GTGGAGACTCCAGGGTCGCAGTCGTCTCTGCACCGGGCCAACCTCGAGCGGGTGGTGCGCGCGGTGCGCATGGCCGGCTCGCTCACCCAGGCGGAGATCGCCCGGAGCACCGGACTGTCGGCGGCCACGGTCTCCAATATCGTCCGAGAGCTGAAGGACAGCGGGACCGTGGAGGTCACGCCGACGTCGGCGGGGGGCCGCCGGGCGCGAAGTGTCGCTCTCAGCGCCGACGCGGGCATCGTCATAGGAGTGGATTTCGGCCATACCCATCTGCGGGTCGCCGTGGGCAACCTCGCCCACCAGGTGCTCGCGGAGGAGTCCGAACCGCTCGACGTGGACGCGTCGTCGGCGCAGGGCTTCGGCCGGGCCGAGGAGCTGGTGGAGCGGCTGATCGTGACCACCGGCGTCAGCAGGCAGAAGGTGATCGGCGTCGGGCTGGGCGTTCCCGGCCCCATCGACGTCGAGTCGGGCACCCTCGGCTCCACCTCGATCCTGCCGGGCTGGACGGGGATCAACCCCAGTGACGAGCTGGCGGGCCGCCTCGGGGTGCCGGTCTACGTCGACAACGATGCCAACCTCGGCGCGCTCGGCGAGCTGGTGTGGGGGAGCGGTCGCGGGGTCAAGGACCTCGCCTACATCAAGGTCGCCAGCGGGGTCGGCGCCGGTCTGGTCATAGACAGCCAGATCTACCGGGGGCCCGGCGGCACGGCGGGCGAGATCGGGCACATCACGCTCGACGAGTCAGGCCCTGTGTGCCGCTGCGGGAACCGGGGGTGCCTGGAGACGTTCACCGCCGCCCGGTACGTCCTGCCCCTCCTGCAGTCCAGTCACGGGGTCGATCTGACGATGGAGCGGGTCGTCCAGCTCGCCAGGGAGGGCGACCCGGGCTGCCGCAGGGTCGTGGCGGACGTCGGACGCCACATCGGCAGCGGAGTCGCCAATCTGTGCAACCTCTTGAACCCCAGCCGGGTGGTGCTCGGCGGCGATTTGGCGGAGGCTGGGGAGCTGGTGCTCGCGCCGATACGCGAATCCGTCTCGCGGTACGCGATTCCCAGCGCGGCACGGCAGCTCTCGGTGCTTCCAGGCGCTCTCGGCGGACGGGCCGAGGTGCTCGGCGCACTGGCTCTCGTCTTGAGCGAAATGGGCGATTCGACCCTTTTGGAGAGCGCGCTGCCGGCGAATACACCTGCCTTCACTTAG
- a CDS encoding carbohydrate ABC transporter permease: MKTTDTPPPPAEAVEKRQAAPAPGAPAAKGDKTGGTLNVFSHGVLVIWAILVALPLLWAVMTSFKDDNSILTTPWALPDRLHFDNWSRAWTQAHMSEYFLNTIVVVAGSLIGTLLLGSMAAYVLARFEFPGNRFIYFLFVGGMSFPIILALVPLFYVMSNLGLLNTIHGLILVYIAYSLPFTVFFLTSFFRTLPTSVAEAALIDGASHTRTFFQVMLPMAKPGLISVGIFNFLGQWNQYLLPTVLNTDPDRRVLTQGLVQLASSQGYKGDWSGLFAGLVMAMLPVLGAYIIFQRQVVAGLTAGALK; the protein is encoded by the coding sequence ATGAAGACCACCGACACCCCGCCGCCGCCCGCCGAAGCCGTCGAGAAGCGGCAGGCGGCGCCCGCCCCCGGTGCACCCGCCGCCAAGGGCGACAAGACCGGCGGGACGCTCAACGTCTTCTCGCACGGCGTTCTCGTCATCTGGGCGATCCTGGTCGCCCTGCCGCTGCTGTGGGCGGTGATGACGTCCTTCAAGGACGACAACTCCATCCTGACCACGCCCTGGGCGCTGCCCGACCGGCTGCACTTCGACAACTGGTCACGCGCCTGGACCCAGGCGCACATGAGCGAGTACTTCCTCAACACCATTGTCGTGGTGGCGGGTTCGCTCATCGGCACGCTGCTGCTCGGCTCGATGGCCGCCTATGTGCTGGCGCGCTTCGAATTCCCCGGGAACCGGTTCATCTACTTCCTGTTCGTCGGCGGGATGAGTTTCCCGATCATCCTCGCCCTCGTTCCGCTCTTCTACGTGATGAGCAACCTGGGGCTGCTGAACACCATCCACGGCCTGATCCTGGTCTACATCGCCTACTCGCTGCCGTTCACGGTCTTCTTCCTCACCTCGTTCTTCAGAACGCTGCCGACCTCGGTCGCGGAGGCGGCGCTCATCGACGGGGCCTCACACACCCGTACGTTCTTCCAGGTCATGCTGCCGATGGCGAAGCCCGGCCTGATCAGCGTCGGGATCTTCAACTTCCTCGGCCAGTGGAACCAGTACCTGCTGCCCACGGTGCTGAACACCGACCCCGACCGCAGGGTGCTCACCCAGGGTCTCGTGCAGCTGGCGAGCAGCCAGGGGTACAAGGGCGACTGGTCGGGACTGTTCGCCGGGCTGGTCATGGCGATGCTGCCGGTCCTCGGCGCGTACATCATCTTCCAGCGCCAGGTGGTCGCCGGGCTCACCGCGGGAGCGCTGAAGTAA
- the ngcE gene encoding N-acetylglucosamine/diacetylchitobiose ABC transporter substrate-binding protein, giving the protein MGSTSAQHNEGLDRRNLIKRSAALGVIAVPTMSFLSACASSDSGSDKKVDKGKTSAKNPLGVNETAPLDFVLFDGGFGTEYATDAVKLYNKAHPKAKVKFSSTQKIQSTLQPRFNGGTPPDLIDNSGAEQMDMGVLVGQKQLTDMTPLLDSPSVDDPSKKVRDTLRPGIVEMGQYDGDPFWIMNYAYTVYGVWYSQTALDKLDAEYPEDWDAMLALCEKAKKKGIAGWTYAGKYPYYLPFSLYPFIGKIGGREVLDAIDNLEPNAWKNPAVKSAFEAYYELFKKGYILKGTPGIDHIQSQTAWTEGKALFIPNGSWVENEAAKTTPKDFQMKVAAPSSLDSSDKLPFGTLWAGGGEPFIVPAKAANPAGGMEQLRIMLSEASSKNFTTKVKSLSAFNGGTDGLTLSTAMQSAVDSLAKAGDNVLNPRLQDWYVQLQKDKIGTGALGEMMAGRMTPAECVAKCQQFADAAAKDSSIKHYKHPA; this is encoded by the coding sequence ATGGGATCCACCTCCGCTCAGCACAACGAGGGTCTTGACCGTCGCAACCTCATCAAGCGCTCGGCCGCGCTCGGCGTGATCGCGGTGCCGACGATGAGCTTCCTGTCCGCCTGCGCGAGCAGCGACAGCGGATCGGACAAGAAGGTCGACAAGGGCAAGACGAGTGCGAAGAACCCGCTCGGCGTGAACGAGACGGCGCCGCTGGACTTCGTACTGTTCGACGGTGGTTTCGGCACCGAGTACGCCACGGACGCCGTCAAGCTGTACAACAAGGCCCACCCGAAGGCGAAGGTGAAGTTCAGCTCCACCCAGAAGATCCAGTCCACACTGCAGCCGCGCTTCAACGGCGGCACGCCGCCCGACCTGATCGACAACTCGGGCGCCGAACAGATGGACATGGGCGTTCTCGTCGGCCAGAAGCAGCTCACCGACATGACACCCCTGCTGGACTCCCCGTCCGTCGACGACCCGTCCAAGAAGGTGCGCGACACCCTGCGCCCCGGCATCGTGGAGATGGGCCAGTACGACGGCGATCCCTTCTGGATCATGAATTACGCCTACACCGTGTACGGCGTGTGGTACTCGCAGACCGCCCTGGACAAGCTCGACGCGGAGTACCCCGAGGACTGGGACGCGATGCTGGCCCTCTGCGAGAAGGCCAAGAAGAAGGGCATCGCCGGCTGGACGTACGCGGGCAAGTACCCGTACTACCTGCCCTTCTCGCTCTACCCGTTCATCGGCAAGATCGGTGGCCGCGAGGTACTCGACGCGATCGACAACCTGGAGCCGAACGCCTGGAAGAACCCGGCCGTCAAGTCCGCGTTCGAGGCGTACTACGAGCTCTTCAAGAAGGGCTACATCCTCAAGGGCACCCCGGGGATCGACCACATCCAGTCGCAGACCGCGTGGACCGAGGGCAAGGCCCTCTTCATCCCCAACGGTTCGTGGGTGGAGAACGAGGCGGCGAAGACGACGCCCAAGGACTTCCAGATGAAGGTCGCAGCGCCGTCCAGCCTGGACAGCTCGGACAAGCTGCCGTTCGGCACCCTCTGGGCGGGCGGCGGCGAGCCGTTCATCGTGCCCGCCAAGGCGGCCAACCCCGCCGGCGGCATGGAGCAGCTGCGCATCATGCTCAGCGAGGCGTCCTCCAAGAACTTCACCACCAAGGTGAAGTCGCTCAGCGCCTTCAACGGGGGCACCGACGGCCTCACGCTGTCGACCGCCATGCAGTCGGCCGTCGACTCGCTGGCCAAGGCCGGTGACAACGTGCTCAACCCGCGGCTGCAGGACTGGTACGTCCAGCTCCAGAAGGACAAGATCGGCACGGGCGCGCTCGGCGAGATGATGGCCGGCCGGATGACCCCGGCCGAATGCGTCGCCAAGTGTCAGCAGTTCGCCGACGCGGCGGCCAAGGACTCGAGCATCAAGCACTACAAGCACCCGGCGTAG
- a CDS encoding carbohydrate ABC transporter permease — protein sequence MQHGKYRFIAGFLIVPLALYAIFVIWPFVQSIFYSFTDWSGLSPDFKMVGFSNYTRMLHDDTFWKSFQHSLTFALILPVLVLGLALFFAFMVNIGGRRRKGAAIAGVRGSGFYKIVYFFPQVLSIAIVALLFQFAYNPNSGLLNGALRGVGLGSFQPDWLGDPKFALWCVMAVLVWSQTGFFVVLFSAGMASIPKDFYEAALLDGANRVTTFFRITLPLLWDTVQSGWVYMGILALGAESFAVVQIMTVGPGGPASSTNVLILYVYQKAFRDGQAAYATTIGVALLIVTLVFAGLVMRVGRRERLEY from the coding sequence ATGCAACACGGCAAGTACCGTTTCATCGCGGGGTTCTTGATCGTCCCGCTGGCGCTGTACGCCATTTTTGTGATCTGGCCGTTCGTCCAGTCCATCTTCTACTCGTTCACGGACTGGTCAGGGCTGAGCCCGGACTTCAAGATGGTCGGCTTCAGCAACTACACACGGATGCTGCACGACGACACGTTCTGGAAGTCGTTCCAGCACAGCCTGACCTTCGCGTTGATTCTGCCCGTACTGGTTCTCGGGCTGGCGCTGTTCTTCGCGTTCATGGTCAACATCGGCGGCCGCCGCCGAAAGGGCGCCGCCATCGCGGGAGTCCGGGGATCGGGCTTCTACAAGATCGTCTATTTCTTCCCGCAGGTGCTGTCGATCGCGATCGTCGCGCTGCTGTTCCAGTTCGCGTACAACCCGAACAGCGGGCTGCTCAACGGGGCGCTCAGAGGCGTGGGTCTCGGCAGTTTCCAGCCGGACTGGCTGGGTGACCCGAAATTCGCCCTGTGGTGTGTGATGGCCGTTCTGGTGTGGAGCCAGACCGGTTTCTTCGTGGTCCTGTTCTCGGCGGGCATGGCGTCCATCCCCAAGGACTTCTACGAGGCCGCGCTGCTCGACGGCGCCAACCGCGTCACCACGTTCTTCCGCATCACACTGCCGCTGCTGTGGGACACCGTGCAGTCCGGCTGGGTGTACATGGGCATCCTGGCGCTGGGCGCCGAGTCCTTCGCGGTCGTCCAGATCATGACCGTGGGCCCCGGCGGGCCCGCCAGTTCCACCAACGTGCTGATCCTCTACGTCTACCAGAAGGCGTTCCGTGACGGTCAGGCGGCGTATGCGACCACGATCGGTGTCGCCCTTCTCATCGTGACGCTGGTCTTCGCCGGCCTCGTGATGCGGGTGGGCCGACGAGAGCGGCTGGAGTACTGA